One Nitrospira sp. DNA window includes the following coding sequences:
- a CDS encoding Two-component transcriptional response regulator, NarL/FixJ family, producing the protein MNTIRVLLADDHRLMRAGLRALLKSLELVQVVAEAGNGHEAIQLAEQHQPDIVIMDIGMPELNGLEATARMVKLTPAPRIIVLSMHANEEYVRRALQAGAAGYLLKGAEPAELELAIKAVMRGETYLTPAVSKQVVQNYLHPREMKTSPIQELTPRQREVLQLVAEGHSTKDIAQKLNLSAKTVDTHRTELMQRLDIHDIAGLVRYAIRIGLISADS; encoded by the coding sequence ATGAATACGATTCGGGTTCTCCTTGCGGATGATCACCGTCTCATGAGAGCCGGCCTTCGTGCTCTATTAAAAAGTCTTGAGCTGGTCCAGGTCGTCGCGGAGGCGGGGAACGGTCATGAGGCCATTCAGCTCGCTGAGCAACACCAGCCTGATATTGTGATCATGGATATCGGCATGCCGGAACTCAATGGCCTGGAGGCGACGGCCAGAATGGTGAAACTCACTCCGGCGCCTCGAATCATTGTCCTCTCGATGCACGCCAATGAGGAATATGTCAGGCGGGCCCTCCAGGCTGGAGCGGCCGGCTATCTTCTCAAGGGGGCGGAGCCGGCAGAACTGGAATTGGCTATCAAGGCGGTCATGCGAGGCGAAACGTATCTCACCCCTGCCGTCTCCAAGCAGGTGGTACAGAACTACTTGCATCCACGGGAGATGAAAACCAGCCCCATCCAAGAACTGACTCCGCGCCAACGTGAAGTCCTCCAATTGGTCGCCGAGGGTCACTCAACCAAGGACATCGCCCAGAAACTCAACCTCAGCGCCAAAACCGTTGATACCCATCGAACCGAGCTGATGCAGCGGCTGGATATTCATGATATTGCCGGCCTCGTCCGGTACGCGATCCGCATCGGGCTCATCAGCGCAGACTCCTGA
- a CDS encoding Two-component system sensor histidine kinase produces MTLMVLVGMAGMIFVVDFLSPPALTWWSLYLFPVLLAFSLSNRMAPILLATVATALISIGALRSGSTPPAWSALGNRALTIALLWGSIALLRQLQGRHVTPSVPADTIHHEEQRRLRHLFGERVKELTALHRTVRLLQDSATPIEEVLKQTVAVLPPAWQYPEITLARITFDDMVFTTPTFVESPWKQTASWVTLDGAKGMIEVVYREARPPEAEGPFLAEERDLINSLADSLCSYLNRRRAELALREAHERMQALSQQLMEVQESERRSLALDLHDEIGQALTVVKMNLQTIQRCGDTADIPVLLKDSSTVIDQTLQYVRDLSLELRPSLLDDLGLVPAVRWYLSRQAERAGWKVDVQVDEFLSPPQSVAIACFRVIQEAVTNIIRHSNASSVTVSLRQQEDDLLLLIRDNGRGFEVQKALAEASRGQSMGLLGMQERIRFLNGSLSIDSNPGQGTEIRVRVPVSPLSSPFRAEVST; encoded by the coding sequence ATGACTCTCATGGTGCTGGTCGGGATGGCCGGCATGATCTTCGTCGTCGATTTCCTTTCGCCGCCCGCCTTGACCTGGTGGAGTCTGTATCTCTTCCCAGTCCTGTTGGCGTTCTCTCTCTCAAACCGGATGGCGCCCATCCTCCTTGCAACGGTCGCAACGGCCCTGATCTCGATCGGAGCACTCCGCTCCGGCTCTACTCCTCCTGCTTGGTCGGCACTGGGTAACCGTGCCCTCACGATTGCTTTGCTGTGGGGAAGTATCGCCCTCCTCCGACAGCTCCAAGGCAGGCACGTCACTCCATCGGTTCCAGCGGACACAATTCATCACGAAGAACAGCGACGACTCCGCCACCTTTTCGGCGAGCGTGTAAAGGAATTGACCGCGCTCCACCGGACAGTGCGTCTCCTGCAAGACAGCGCCACACCGATCGAAGAGGTGTTGAAACAGACCGTCGCAGTGCTGCCTCCAGCCTGGCAATATCCGGAGATCACCCTTGCCCGCATTACCTTTGACGACATGGTCTTCACCACACCGACCTTCGTTGAGTCGCCGTGGAAACAGACCGCCTCCTGGGTCACGCTGGACGGCGCCAAAGGAATGATCGAGGTGGTCTACCGTGAAGCGAGGCCGCCGGAAGCCGAAGGTCCTTTTCTTGCGGAGGAGCGCGACCTCATTAATTCGTTAGCGGATAGCCTGTGCTCCTATCTCAATCGCCGGCGCGCGGAACTGGCGCTACGCGAAGCGCATGAGCGCATGCAGGCCCTCTCCCAACAATTGATGGAGGTTCAGGAAAGCGAGCGTCGCAGCCTGGCGCTTGATCTCCACGACGAGATCGGTCAAGCCCTCACGGTCGTGAAAATGAATCTGCAAACGATACAACGTTGCGGTGATACCGCAGATATCCCGGTTCTGCTGAAGGACAGCTCGACCGTCATCGACCAAACCCTGCAATATGTCCGCGATCTCTCGCTCGAGTTGCGCCCCTCCCTGTTGGATGACCTTGGACTCGTGCCGGCCGTGCGTTGGTATCTGAGTCGCCAAGCCGAGCGAGCCGGCTGGAAGGTGGACGTACAGGTGGACGAGTTCCTGTCGCCGCCGCAAAGCGTTGCGATCGCCTGCTTTCGCGTGATCCAGGAAGCGGTCACGAATATCATCCGCCACTCGAACGCAAGCAGCGTGACCGTGTCTTTACGGCAACAGGAGGATGACCTCCTGTTGCTCATCCGTGACAATGGGAGAGGATTCGAGGTCCAGAAGGCATTGGCCGAAGCGAGCAGAGGACAGAGTATGGGCTTGCTCGGAATGCAAGAACGCATTCGGTTCTTGAACGGTTCCCTCTCCATCGACTCGAACCCCGGGCAGGGGACCGAAATCCGAGTGCGCGTTCCTGTATCCCCCCTTTCATCACCCTTTCGGGCTGAGGTTTCCACGTAA
- a CDS encoding Ammonium transporter, whose protein sequence is MVRRLRFMMMILPVLTSVAMMLGVAGVWAQETAPPPVPTVQEIITAPAQAPPKIDTGDTAWLLISTALVLAMTAPGLALFYGGMVRSKNALGTIMQSFIILCLISLQWVLWGYSLAFGPDKGHLIGGLEWLGLNGVGLEPNADYGATVPHQAFMIFQMMFAVITPALITGAFAERMKFSSFLVFTLLWATLIYDPLAHWVWAVGGWVRNLGALDFAGGTVVHISSGASALACAIVLRPRLGHGKEHMAPHNLPMTVLGASLLWFGWFGFNAGSAVASGALATSAFVVTNTATASAALSWMVVEWMYRGKPTVLGAASGAVAGLVAITPASGFVGPMPSIVIGLGAGVFCYLGVLWKAKCGYDDALDVVGIHGIGGIWGALATGLFASKVINPAGADGLFLGNPAQLGIQALAVLVSVVFAFVGTFVVLKLLDGVMGLRVREDEERMGLDLSQHDERAYS, encoded by the coding sequence ATGGTACGACGATTGCGCTTCATGATGATGATCCTGCCGGTCCTGACCAGCGTTGCGATGATGCTGGGCGTTGCAGGAGTCTGGGCGCAAGAGACCGCGCCGCCGCCGGTGCCTACGGTACAGGAAATCATAACGGCGCCTGCCCAAGCCCCGCCCAAGATCGATACGGGGGACACGGCCTGGCTGCTCATATCGACTGCGTTGGTTCTGGCCATGACAGCGCCGGGGCTGGCGCTGTTTTATGGCGGGATGGTGCGCTCGAAGAACGCCCTGGGGACGATCATGCAGAGTTTCATTATCCTCTGCCTGATCAGTCTCCAATGGGTGTTGTGGGGATATAGTTTGGCGTTCGGACCGGACAAGGGGCATCTCATCGGAGGTCTCGAATGGCTTGGCCTCAACGGCGTGGGCTTGGAGCCGAATGCCGACTACGGAGCGACCGTGCCCCATCAGGCCTTCATGATCTTCCAAATGATGTTTGCCGTGATCACGCCGGCGCTCATCACCGGCGCCTTTGCGGAACGAATGAAGTTCAGCAGTTTCCTCGTGTTTACCCTCTTGTGGGCGACGCTGATCTATGATCCGCTGGCCCACTGGGTGTGGGCGGTGGGAGGATGGGTGCGCAATTTGGGCGCGCTGGATTTTGCCGGCGGGACTGTGGTGCACATCAGTTCCGGTGCATCCGCGTTGGCCTGCGCGATCGTGTTGCGACCGCGATTGGGCCATGGCAAGGAGCACATGGCTCCCCACAATCTGCCGATGACAGTGTTGGGCGCAAGCCTGCTTTGGTTTGGGTGGTTTGGGTTCAACGCCGGGAGCGCGGTGGCGTCCGGCGCACTGGCGACCAGCGCCTTTGTCGTGACCAACACGGCCACGGCCTCGGCAGCGCTGTCCTGGATGGTAGTGGAGTGGATGTACCGAGGAAAACCGACGGTGCTCGGGGCAGCGAGTGGCGCGGTCGCAGGACTGGTGGCGATTACCCCGGCGTCGGGATTTGTCGGGCCGATGCCCTCGATCGTGATCGGTCTCGGGGCAGGGGTGTTCTGCTATCTGGGCGTGTTGTGGAAGGCGAAATGTGGGTACGATGATGCCCTCGATGTGGTCGGGATTCACGGGATTGGAGGGATCTGGGGAGCGCTGGCAACAGGTCTCTTTGCGTCAAAGGTGATCAATCCGGCCGGAGCGGACGGGTTATTTTTAGGGAATCCTGCGCAACTGGGGATTCAGGCTCTGGCGGTCTTGGTGTCCGTGGTGTTCGCCTTCGTGGGGACCTTCGTGGTGTTGAAGCTTCTCGATGGGGTGATGGGTCTGCGGGTCAGGGAGGACGAGGAGCGCATGGGATTGGATCTGAGTCAGCACGACGAACGAGCCTATTCGTAG
- a CDS encoding Ammonium transporter, which yields MVSAPGRDHSRKNANQPWFGVIGIVILVCSYACIGSVTMAQDTSALPAPVAPNVSLKVDSGDTAWVLISSALVLAMLMPGLALFYGGLVRTKNVLATIMQSVMILSVVSVLWILFGYSLAFGPDKGGVIGGLEWVGLSGVGAEPHPTYGPTIPHQAFMLFQLMFAAIAPALITGAFAERKRFTSVVLFGALWSLVVYVPLAHWIWGGGWLSKLGALDFAGGAVIHISSGASALVCAVVLGRRRGYGTDYMAPHNLPMTLLGTGFLWFGWFGFNGGSALGANAIAVSAILATHAAAAMGAMAWCGVEWAHRGKPTVLGVASGAVSGLATVTPAAGYISPLFAIVIGAVAGMACYAAIVWKGRFGYDDSLDVVGIHGVGGAIGILATGLCASKAVNPGGADGLLFGNPGLFGVQVLVVAVTTMFSMIGTFIILKLVDSMTGLRVSSEEEATGLDLSQHNERAYS from the coding sequence ATGGTGAGTGCCCCTGGCAGAGATCACAGTCGAAAAAACGCAAACCAACCGTGGTTTGGGGTCATCGGTATTGTGATCCTGGTGTGTTCGTATGCCTGTATCGGGTCGGTCACGATGGCCCAGGACACATCTGCGTTGCCGGCTCCGGTCGCGCCAAACGTCTCCTTGAAAGTGGATTCAGGGGATACCGCCTGGGTCCTGATCTCCTCTGCGTTGGTGTTGGCGATGCTGATGCCGGGGCTCGCGTTGTTTTACGGCGGACTTGTGCGTACCAAGAACGTGCTCGCGACGATCATGCAAAGCGTCATGATCTTGAGCGTGGTCAGCGTGCTGTGGATTCTGTTCGGATACAGTTTGGCGTTCGGGCCGGATAAAGGCGGGGTGATCGGTGGATTGGAGTGGGTGGGACTGAGCGGGGTCGGCGCCGAGCCGCACCCGACCTATGGGCCGACGATTCCTCACCAGGCGTTCATGCTGTTTCAGTTGATGTTTGCTGCGATCGCTCCGGCGTTGATCACGGGGGCCTTTGCCGAACGGAAGCGCTTTACGTCGGTCGTGCTCTTCGGTGCGCTTTGGTCCCTGGTGGTCTATGTGCCGCTGGCGCATTGGATCTGGGGCGGGGGATGGTTGAGCAAATTGGGCGCGTTGGACTTTGCCGGTGGGGCGGTGATCCACATCAGTTCCGGGGCGTCGGCCCTGGTCTGTGCCGTCGTGCTGGGTCGACGCAGAGGATATGGCACCGATTACATGGCCCCGCACAATCTTCCGATGACATTGCTCGGAACCGGATTTCTGTGGTTCGGTTGGTTCGGCTTCAACGGAGGCAGCGCGCTAGGAGCCAACGCCATTGCAGTCTCGGCGATCCTCGCGACCCATGCGGCGGCGGCGATGGGCGCTATGGCCTGGTGTGGAGTTGAGTGGGCGCATCGAGGCAAACCCACGGTGCTCGGTGTCGCCAGCGGCGCCGTGTCCGGATTGGCGACGGTGACTCCTGCGGCAGGCTATATCAGCCCGCTGTTCGCCATCGTGATCGGTGCCGTGGCAGGCATGGCCTGTTACGCGGCGATTGTCTGGAAGGGGCGATTCGGCTATGATGACTCGCTTGACGTCGTGGGCATCCACGGAGTGGGAGGGGCGATCGGCATTCTCGCCACAGGACTCTGTGCCAGCAAGGCTGTGAACCCTGGAGGCGCCGACGGATTGTTATTCGGCAATCCCGGCCTCTTCGGCGTCCAGGTGCTCGTCGTGGCGGTCACGACGATGTTCTCGATGATCGGGACCTTTATCATCCTCAAACTGGTCGATTCCATGACGGGGCTGCGGGTGTCTTCCGAGGAAGAAGCGACCGGTCTTGATTTGAGTCAACACAACGAGCGGGCCTATTCGTGA
- a CDS encoding Nitrogen regulatory protein P-II encodes MKLIEAIVKPFKLDEVKDALLEIGIQGMTVTEVKGFGRQKGHKETYRGQEYTIEFVPKVKIEVAVNDGQVQRVLETITRAAKTGSIGDGKIFVRDLSAAVRIRTGETGESAL; translated from the coding sequence ATGAAACTAATCGAAGCCATCGTCAAGCCTTTCAAACTCGATGAGGTGAAGGACGCCCTCTTGGAAATCGGCATCCAGGGCATGACGGTCACCGAGGTCAAGGGATTCGGCCGCCAGAAGGGCCACAAGGAAACCTACCGGGGGCAGGAATACACCATTGAATTCGTGCCGAAGGTCAAGATCGAGGTGGCGGTCAACGACGGCCAAGTCCAGCGCGTGTTGGAGACGATCACACGGGCGGCGAAGACCGGCAGCATCGGCGATGGGAAAATTTTTGTCCGGGATCTCAGCGCAGCCGTCAGGATTCGTACGGGCGAGACCGGGGAAAGCGCCCTGTAA
- a CDS encoding [Protein-PII] uridylyltransferase / [Protein-PII]-UMP uridylyl-removing enzyme, protein MLHETAPVALSDLLVEQRRAIEQRLLAGASGDDVVNATTDLVDGLIVGRYRTAARTGGEALTTAGFHHCCLVALGGYGRRELAPHSDIDLMFLFHPDAAKVIPELVKQVLHPLWDSGFQVGHSVRTIQDCVDLGLADLTVRTSMMEARFLAGSPELFQRFHARYVRKVVSSGFDAYLAQKVAERQREYHKFGETVYLLEPNVKKSKGGLRDLHLLQWIGSARYHAPTIRELSDRGILSQADYRAIKEAREFLLRVRSFLHIRAGMAQEILTFDDQVWLAKQLGFTDRPHLLAVEQFMQQYYRHTMGLHVASMRFVDRCRRRSLWKRLRQWLPASRIDHYFVVEGEALTVPVELRSQVLDRPDSLLALFDLARARRLNIDPALLEDIHRHAETLSAERFHTPETGRTFLSILAGPGTARTLEAMHRAHLLEKLVPAFSRVRGLMQFNQYHKYTVDEHSLLAVAKAEALAEHQGVLGDVYREIKRKDILHLALLLHDLGKGHEEDHSEVGKRLAEDTAVRLGFDERDSTTLTFLVHRHLLMAHTAFRRDPYDEKVLLPFAREVGTPEVLRKLLTLTAADIAAVGPEVLTKWKESLLIELYLRAMQEVSGERETADEPQRLARIAAEVAAQQDADRDLPAEQAWIRSELEQFPLRYVDGTSPRRIAAHLAAIRRLEAGGVVVETEFHAQLGTCEYTVIAHNDLIPGLFSKIAGVMAAGGLQILDAQIVTRKDGVVVDTFQVADPDYQGAPPVNRRESIGDTITQVLTGRQTIETVMRRGARLNMGRPLPAHRQPAEVRIDNETSDRFTILDIFADDRQGLLYVITNAIFQLGLSVHASRISTRLDQVADVFYVTSMEGKKVEEADRLESIRVAILREIEMFLGADAA, encoded by the coding sequence ATGTTGCACGAGACCGCTCCCGTGGCGTTGTCCGATCTTTTGGTCGAACAGCGCCGGGCGATCGAGCAACGGCTGCTGGCCGGCGCGTCGGGCGACGACGTGGTCAATGCCACCACCGATCTGGTCGATGGATTGATCGTCGGCCGCTACCGGACTGCGGCCCGAACCGGCGGCGAGGCGCTCACCACGGCTGGATTCCACCATTGTTGTCTGGTGGCGCTCGGAGGCTACGGCCGGCGCGAATTGGCGCCGCACTCGGATATCGACCTCATGTTCCTGTTTCACCCGGATGCCGCCAAGGTGATTCCCGAGCTGGTGAAGCAGGTGCTCCACCCCCTGTGGGACAGCGGATTTCAAGTGGGCCACAGTGTCCGTACGATTCAAGACTGTGTGGACTTGGGTCTGGCCGACCTGACGGTTCGGACCTCGATGATGGAAGCGCGGTTTCTCGCCGGCAGCCCCGAGCTGTTTCAGCGCTTCCATGCACGCTATGTTCGGAAAGTCGTGTCGAGCGGGTTCGACGCGTATCTAGCGCAAAAGGTAGCGGAGCGGCAGCGCGAATACCACAAGTTCGGTGAGACCGTGTATTTGCTGGAGCCGAACGTCAAGAAAAGCAAGGGTGGGTTGCGCGATTTGCATCTCCTGCAGTGGATCGGGTCGGCGCGCTACCATGCGCCGACGATCCGTGAATTGTCCGATCGGGGGATATTGTCCCAAGCCGACTACCGGGCGATCAAGGAGGCGCGGGAGTTTCTCCTGCGCGTCCGGTCCTTTCTCCATATCCGTGCCGGCATGGCGCAGGAAATTCTGACCTTCGATGATCAAGTCTGGTTGGCGAAACAACTGGGCTTTACCGACCGGCCGCATCTGCTCGCCGTCGAGCAGTTCATGCAGCAATACTATCGCCATACCATGGGGCTCCACGTCGCTTCGATGCGATTTGTCGATCGCTGTCGCCGCCGCTCATTGTGGAAGCGGCTCAGGCAATGGTTGCCGGCCTCGCGCATTGATCACTATTTTGTCGTCGAGGGCGAGGCGCTGACGGTACCGGTCGAACTGCGCTCCCAGGTGTTGGATCGGCCGGATTCGCTCCTGGCGCTCTTCGACCTGGCGCGAGCGCGCCGGTTGAACATCGATCCCGCTCTGCTCGAAGACATTCACCGCCATGCGGAAACCTTGTCGGCCGAGCGCTTCCACACGCCGGAGACCGGCCGGACCTTTCTCTCGATCCTGGCTGGGCCCGGGACGGCGCGGACGTTGGAGGCCATGCATCGCGCGCACCTGTTGGAGAAGCTGGTGCCGGCCTTCTCACGCGTGCGTGGACTGATGCAATTCAATCAGTACCATAAGTACACGGTCGATGAGCACAGCCTGCTGGCGGTGGCGAAGGCGGAAGCGCTGGCCGAACATCAAGGGGTGTTGGGGGATGTCTATCGAGAAATCAAGCGGAAGGATATTCTGCATTTGGCGCTGCTGCTCCACGATCTGGGGAAGGGGCACGAAGAAGACCACAGCGAAGTCGGCAAGCGGCTGGCCGAAGACACGGCGGTACGTTTGGGGTTCGATGAACGGGACAGCACCACGCTGACGTTTCTCGTTCACCGTCACCTGTTGATGGCCCATACGGCCTTCCGCCGCGACCCCTATGATGAAAAGGTGTTGCTGCCGTTCGCGCGAGAGGTGGGCACGCCGGAAGTATTGCGGAAGTTGCTGACCTTGACCGCCGCGGATATCGCCGCCGTCGGCCCGGAGGTGTTGACGAAATGGAAAGAATCCCTGCTGATCGAGCTGTACCTGCGGGCCATGCAGGAGGTGTCGGGAGAGCGTGAGACGGCCGATGAGCCCCAGCGGCTCGCTCGGATCGCCGCCGAGGTCGCGGCGCAACAGGATGCCGATCGGGATCTTCCGGCAGAACAGGCTTGGATCCGGTCGGAGCTCGAACAGTTTCCGTTGCGCTATGTCGACGGGACGTCCCCTCGCCGCATCGCCGCGCATCTGGCCGCGATTCGCCGTCTGGAAGCCGGCGGCGTCGTCGTCGAGACGGAATTTCACGCGCAATTGGGAACCTGCGAATATACGGTGATCGCGCACAACGACCTGATTCCCGGATTGTTTTCGAAAATCGCCGGGGTGATGGCGGCGGGTGGGTTGCAGATTCTGGATGCGCAGATCGTCACGCGCAAAGACGGGGTGGTCGTGGATACCTTTCAGGTCGCCGATCCGGACTATCAAGGCGCGCCTCCCGTGAATCGGCGCGAGTCGATCGGCGACACCATCACGCAGGTGTTGACCGGTCGCCAGACCATTGAGACGGTGATGCGTCGCGGGGCCCGTCTCAACATGGGACGGCCTCTGCCGGCGCATCGGCAGCCGGCGGAGGTGCGGATCGACAATGAAACGTCCGACCGGTTCACCATTCTGGATATCTTTGCGGACGACCGGCAGGGGTTGCTGTACGTCATCACCAATGCGATTTTTCAGTTGGGCCTCTCGGTCCATGCGTCGCGAATTTCCACCCGTCTGGATCAGGTGGCGGACGTGTTCTATGTGACCAGTATGGAGGGCAAGAAGGTGGAGGAGGCTGATCGCCTGGAATCGATCCGGGTGGCGATTCTCAGGGAGATCGAGATGTTTCTCGGTGCGGATGCAGCGTAA
- a CDS encoding Glutamine synthetase type I, producing the protein MNVREVLDFAKKNKVQVVDMKFVDLIGTWQHFTIPVSELTEGLFKDGSGLDGSSIRGWKAINNSDMLLVPDPTTACLDPFCSIPTLSLVGNVVDPITRETYDRDPRFIAQKAEKYLQSTKIGDTSYWGPEAEFFIFDHARYDQTNHSAYYYIDSDEGVWNMGQEGVNLGGKIRHKEGYFPVPPTDTQQDIRTEMILEMEKAGIATEKHHHEVATAGQAEIDIRFDSLVRTADKMMMFKYIVKNVARRHGKTVTFMPKPIFGDNGSGMHTHQSIWKEGKPLFAGKEYAGVSQMCLHYIGGILKHAPALAAFTNPSTNSYKRLTPGFEAPVLLAYSSRNRSAGIRIPMYSPSPKAKRIEVRFPDPAANPYLAFSAMLMAGLDGIENKINPGEPAEKDLYDLEAKEAAKIRTMPGSLDEALSHLEKDHQFLLKGGVFSEDLIEAWIGYKRSKEVDTMRLRPHPYEFFLYYDV; encoded by the coding sequence ATGAACGTTCGTGAGGTGTTGGATTTCGCAAAGAAAAACAAGGTCCAGGTTGTGGACATGAAGTTCGTGGACCTCATCGGGACCTGGCAGCATTTCACCATTCCGGTCAGCGAACTGACGGAAGGCCTGTTCAAGGACGGTTCCGGACTCGACGGTTCGTCGATCCGCGGCTGGAAAGCGATCAACAACAGCGACATGCTGCTCGTGCCCGACCCGACGACCGCCTGTCTGGATCCGTTTTGTTCCATCCCGACGTTGAGCCTCGTCGGCAACGTCGTCGATCCGATCACGCGTGAAACCTACGACCGTGACCCGCGATTCATCGCGCAGAAGGCGGAGAAATATCTCCAGAGCACCAAGATCGGCGACACCTCCTACTGGGGGCCGGAAGCCGAATTTTTCATCTTCGACCATGCACGCTATGACCAGACGAACCACAGCGCCTACTACTACATCGATTCCGACGAAGGCGTCTGGAACATGGGCCAGGAAGGCGTCAACCTGGGCGGCAAGATCCGCCACAAGGAAGGGTACTTCCCGGTTCCTCCGACCGATACCCAGCAGGACATCCGCACGGAAATGATCCTCGAAATGGAAAAGGCGGGCATCGCCACCGAGAAACACCACCACGAAGTGGCCACGGCAGGTCAGGCGGAAATCGACATCCGCTTCGACAGCCTGGTGAGGACCGCCGATAAAATGATGATGTTCAAGTACATCGTCAAGAACGTCGCGCGGCGGCACGGCAAGACCGTCACCTTCATGCCGAAACCGATCTTCGGCGACAACGGTTCGGGCATGCATACCCATCAGAGCATCTGGAAAGAGGGGAAGCCCCTGTTCGCCGGGAAGGAATATGCCGGGGTGTCACAGATGTGCCTGCACTACATCGGCGGGATTCTGAAACATGCGCCGGCCTTGGCCGCCTTCACCAACCCCTCGACGAACTCTTACAAGCGGTTGACGCCGGGGTTCGAAGCGCCGGTATTGCTGGCCTATTCGAGCCGGAACCGGTCGGCCGGCATCAGGATTCCCATGTACTCGCCAAGCCCGAAGGCGAAGCGCATCGAGGTGCGGTTCCCGGACCCTGCCGCCAATCCTTATCTGGCCTTTTCCGCCATGCTCATGGCCGGTTTGGACGGGATCGAAAACAAGATCAACCCGGGGGAGCCGGCCGAGAAGGACCTGTACGATCTCGAAGCCAAGGAGGCGGCCAAGATCCGTACCATGCCGGGTAGTTTGGACGAGGCGCTTAGCCACCTGGAGAAGGACCATCAGTTCCTGCTCAAGGGCGGGGTGTTCAGCGAAGACTTGATCGAGGCCTGGATCGGATATAAGCGCAGCAAAGAAGTGGATACGATGCGGTTGCGGCCGCATCCCTATGAGTTCTTCCTGTATTACGACGTGTAG
- a CDS encoding Sulfite transporter, NirC family, with translation MHTADHERIAAVATKKWSFCEQSPGGYLILSALAGIYLGFGIALIFSIGGPLAAAGSPLVKLIMGASFGIALTLVIFAGSELFTGNNLVGAIAGLSKSLSWTQVVQLNAWSWLGNLAGSLGLAWLVIQSGVFAKGPTTELIEKVAAVKMSLPAWELFVRGILCNWLICLAVWMAGRTSNDAAKILLIFWCLFAFIGIGFEHSIANQSFLGMALFLPHDAAVNWAGFWYNQAFVVLGNIVGGGLFVGGLYWLVSPYRMTETQVASAVQSVGPAVVRS, from the coding sequence ATGCATACAGCGGATCACGAACGGATCGCAGCGGTGGCGACTAAGAAGTGGTCGTTCTGTGAGCAATCGCCGGGCGGCTATCTCATCCTGTCCGCCTTGGCGGGAATCTATCTCGGCTTCGGGATCGCGCTGATCTTCAGTATCGGTGGTCCCTTGGCGGCGGCCGGGTCCCCCTTGGTCAAACTCATCATGGGGGCATCCTTCGGGATTGCGTTGACCCTGGTGATCTTTGCTGGATCGGAATTGTTCACCGGCAACAACCTGGTCGGCGCCATCGCGGGCCTATCGAAAAGCCTCTCCTGGACACAGGTTGTTCAGCTGAATGCCTGGTCGTGGCTGGGGAATCTGGCCGGGTCCTTGGGGTTGGCCTGGCTGGTCATTCAATCCGGTGTGTTCGCCAAGGGGCCGACGACGGAGCTGATCGAGAAGGTGGCGGCGGTCAAGATGTCGCTTCCGGCCTGGGAACTGTTCGTGCGGGGGATTCTCTGTAATTGGCTGATCTGTTTGGCGGTCTGGATGGCGGGGCGGACGAGCAATGACGCGGCGAAGATCCTCCTGATTTTCTGGTGCCTGTTCGCGTTCATCGGCATCGGCTTCGAGCACAGCATCGCGAATCAATCGTTCCTAGGCATGGCGCTTTTCCTGCCGCATGACGCAGCCGTCAACTGGGCGGGTTTTTGGTACAACCAGGCCTTCGTCGTCCTGGGCAACATCGTCGGCGGCGGGTTGTTTGTCGGCGGGCTCTATTGGCTGGTGAGCCCCTATCGCATGACCGAAACGCAGGTGGCGTCGGCGGTTCAATCGGTTGGTCCGGCAGTCGTCAGATCGTAA
- a CDS encoding cyanate hydratase, translating into MEKEAVRKAIKAKRVSKKVTIAEVAKTVGKNPTFVAAALNGNHRLSPEEASKVGKLLDLDKEQIGALSAFPVRTDFPNTTDPFKYRLLEVIGVYGDSLREMANEMFGDGIMSAIDFTLDMEKVTGSQGEARCKITLNGKWLEYKTF; encoded by the coding sequence ATGGAAAAAGAAGCGGTTCGAAAAGCGATTAAGGCGAAACGGGTGAGTAAGAAGGTCACAATTGCCGAGGTGGCAAAAACAGTCGGCAAGAATCCGACGTTCGTGGCGGCGGCCTTGAACGGCAATCACCGCCTGTCGCCGGAGGAGGCCTCGAAGGTCGGGAAACTGTTGGACTTGGATAAGGAGCAGATCGGCGCACTCAGTGCGTTTCCCGTCCGTACGGATTTCCCGAACACGACGGACCCGTTCAAGTACCGGCTGCTGGAAGTCATCGGCGTCTACGGAGATTCTTTGCGGGAGATGGCGAACGAAATGTTCGGCGACGGGATCATGAGCGCGATCGATTTTACCCTGGACATGGAAAAGGTCACCGGCAGTCAGGGGGAGGCACGCTGCAAGATTACCTTGAACGGCAAGTGGCTCGAGTACAAGACGTTTTAG